The following coding sequences are from one Leptospira mayottensis 200901116 window:
- a CDS encoding response regulator produces MNPKILIADDDDRIRKMIRISLSASHYDVIESATIGETILKAAKESPDVILLDLQFPDGNGIKALREIRTWSETPVIVLSVLSSDPEKISLLDGGADDYITKPFSMGELLARIRVALRNKTQEPGSPIFISGNLYVDLSSRNVQVSGETVHLTPIEYSFLSLLIQHADKVLTQEQIIRHIWGPFAKNESGPLRVHVASLRKKIETDSSNPELLLTEPGVGYRLSVNV; encoded by the coding sequence ATGAATCCTAAAATTCTGATAGCGGACGACGACGATCGTATCCGTAAAATGATAAGAATCAGTTTAAGCGCTTCCCATTACGACGTAATCGAATCGGCGACGATTGGGGAAACCATACTCAAGGCCGCAAAAGAATCTCCGGATGTCATTCTTTTAGATCTACAATTTCCGGACGGAAACGGGATCAAGGCTCTTAGAGAGATTAGAACCTGGAGCGAAACCCCCGTCATCGTGTTATCCGTTCTGTCTTCCGATCCAGAAAAGATCTCCTTGTTGGACGGGGGGGCCGACGACTATATTACAAAACCATTTAGTATGGGGGAGCTGCTCGCGAGAATTCGAGTGGCGCTTCGCAATAAAACACAGGAGCCGGGTTCTCCGATTTTTATTTCCGGAAATTTATACGTGGATCTATCGAGTAGGAACGTTCAGGTATCGGGAGAAACGGTGCATCTTACTCCGATTGAATATTCTTTCCTATCTCTTTTAATCCAACACGCCGACAAGGTTTTGACTCAGGAACAAATCATCCGTCATATCTGGGGGCCTTTCGCAAAAAACGAATCGGGTCCTCTGAGAGTTCACGTAGCAAGCTTAAGAAAAAAAATAGAAACGGACTCTTCCAACCCGGAATTACTACTGACCGAACCGGGAGTAGGTTACAGACTGTCCGTAAATGTATAA